In Leucobacter sp. CX169, a single genomic region encodes these proteins:
- the rpsR gene encoding 30S ribosomal protein S18 produces the protein MAGKSSGAARKPGRGKNAKVTAPAKSITVGVIDYKDVATLRKFISERGKIRARRITGVSVQEQRLIAKAVKNAREMALLPYAGSGR, from the coding sequence ATGGCTGGCAAGTCAAGCGGCGCAGCCCGCAAGCCGGGCCGCGGAAAGAACGCGAAGGTCACCGCACCCGCGAAGTCCATCACCGTTGGCGTCATCGATTACAAGGATGTCGCAACGCTCCGTAAGTTCATTTCCGAGCGCGGGAAGATCCGTGCACGCCGTATTACTGGCGTGTCGGTTCAGGAACAGCGCCTCATCGCGAAGGCAGTCAAGAACGCCCGCGAGATGGCACTGCTGCCCTACGCTGGCTCGGGCCGGTAG
- a CDS encoding single-stranded DNA-binding protein, with protein sequence MAGETVITVVGNLTADPELKFTNSGVALASFTIASTPRTFDKQSNEWKDGEALFLRCSVWREFAEHVASSLTKGSRVIAKGNLRQRSYETREGERRTSFELDVDEIGPSLRYATAQVTRAQSRGSVGGFNGGGGGAAQAAPAQQQQPWGQSTTSSDSWANPGASFDDTEAPF encoded by the coding sequence ATGGCCGGCGAGACCGTGATCACCGTGGTCGGCAACCTTACTGCCGACCCCGAGCTGAAGTTCACGAATAGCGGCGTGGCTTTGGCCTCGTTCACCATCGCAAGTACCCCCCGCACGTTCGACAAGCAGTCGAACGAGTGGAAGGACGGCGAGGCGCTCTTCCTGCGCTGCAGCGTGTGGCGCGAGTTCGCCGAGCACGTGGCGAGCTCGTTGACGAAGGGGTCCCGCGTTATTGCAAAGGGAAACCTCCGCCAGCGCTCCTACGAAACCCGCGAGGGCGAACGGCGTACGTCGTTCGAACTGGACGTCGATGAAATCGGCCCCAGCCTCCGGTACGCCACCGCTCAGGTAACGCGCGCGCAGTCGCGTGGCTCCGTGGGTGGCTTCAATGGTGGCGGCGGTGGTGCGGCGCAGGCCGCTCCGGCGCAGCAGCAGCAGCCCTGGGGGCAGTCGACGACATCGAGCGATAGCTGGGCAAACCCCGGCGCGAGCTTCGATGACACTGAGGCTCCCTTCTAA
- the rpsF gene encoding 30S ribosomal protein S6 — MTHQYELMVILDPAVDERTVAPSMDKFLGVITNAGGSIDKVDIWGKRRLAYEINKKSEGIYVVVDFTATSAASDELDRQLGLSEAVLRTKVLRADEGIAQRAAQAERDAAKAARAAAKQSA; from the coding sequence GTGACGCATCAGTATGAACTCATGGTGATCCTCGATCCGGCAGTTGATGAGCGCACCGTGGCCCCCAGCATGGATAAGTTCCTTGGGGTTATCACTAACGCAGGTGGATCGATCGACAAGGTCGACATCTGGGGCAAGCGCCGTCTTGCGTACGAGATCAACAAGAAGTCCGAAGGCATTTACGTCGTCGTCGACTTCACCGCAACTTCCGCCGCGAGCGACGAGCTGGATCGCCAGCTGGGTCTCTCCGAGGCAGTGCTCCGCACCAAGGTGCTCCGCGCAGACGAAGGCATCGCCCAGCGCGCTGCCCAGGCTGAGCGTGACGCTGCAAAGGCCGCTCGCGCGGCTGCGAAGCAGAGCGCGTAG
- a CDS encoding PIG-L deacetylase family protein, producing MNEAMNIAEWFGGAERILFVHAHPDDESLATGGTIAALSAAGRDPGVVTLTRGEQGELSPGTELDEPLADHRAGELAAALAALGVRSRAFLGELPARSAQLPPRRYLDSGMSWGPDGRATAAADIDEAALTRASASEALADLVAVADAWDIDAVVSYDAMGGYGHPDHVFAHRAGRAVAFGLDVPFWEIVVDPLRPAGEIGSSPVHTYDVSPWLDQKVAALGAHQTQLSLEGEVITHVGGQKDLVAPLEYFRRLEAPDGRRS from the coding sequence ATGAATGAGGCAATGAACATCGCTGAGTGGTTTGGCGGCGCGGAGCGGATCCTGTTCGTCCATGCGCACCCCGACGATGAGTCACTCGCCACGGGCGGGACGATCGCGGCGCTTTCCGCAGCGGGTCGGGACCCCGGCGTCGTCACGCTGACGCGTGGCGAACAGGGCGAGCTCTCCCCCGGCACCGAGCTCGACGAGCCGCTCGCAGACCATCGCGCGGGCGAACTCGCGGCGGCGCTCGCGGCGTTGGGCGTGCGTTCGCGCGCGTTCTTGGGCGAGCTGCCCGCCCGCAGCGCGCAGCTGCCCCCGCGTCGGTACCTCGACTCAGGCATGTCTTGGGGGCCCGACGGACGGGCGACTGCCGCGGCCGACATCGACGAGGCTGCGCTCACCCGGGCCTCCGCGAGCGAGGCGCTCGCCGACCTCGTTGCGGTCGCCGACGCGTGGGACATCGACGCCGTCGTGAGCTACGACGCAATGGGCGGCTACGGCCACCCCGACCACGTGTTTGCGCATCGCGCCGGCCGCGCGGTGGCCTTCGGCCTCGACGTCCCCTTCTGGGAGATCGTGGTCGACCCGCTTCGCCCCGCGGGCGAGATCGGCTCAAGCCCCGTGCACACCTACGACGTTTCGCCGTGGCTGGACCAGAAGGTCGCGGCACTCGGCGCTCACCAGACCCAGCTGAGCCTCGAGGGTGAGGTGATCACGCACGTCGGCGGCCAGAAAGATCTGGTTGCTCCGCTCGAGTACTTCCGTAGACTCGAGGCACCCGACGGACGGAGATCCTGA
- a CDS encoding CCA tRNA nucleotidyltransferase: MHSLAESLDALREIAESRPVKALAEAFAAAGHEFALVGGPVRDALLGRRVSDLDFTTSARPDETRAILETVAAKTWDVGRAFGTIAARVHGETVEVTTYRAELYRDDSRKPEVTFGDTIEGDLVRRDFTINALALMLPSLKLVDVSGGVDDLLAGRIKTPGSAESSFTDDPLRMLRAARFSAQLGFVVEDDVRDAMVEFAPRLEIVSAERIRDELLKLLATDRPAAGIRLLVDTGLADRFLPELSELRATQDDHGRHKDVYEHSLTVLEQAIGLEIARRTDPDAGPDLVLRLAALLHDIGKPSTRKFERGGVTFHHHDLVGAKLARKRLRALRLDNETIASVARLIELHLRFFGYSDQQWTDSAVRRYVRDAGAELDRLHIITRADVTTRNRRKAERLEFAYDDIEARIVTLAEEEELAAVRPELDGEQIMALLGIGPGRDVGEAYRYLLEVRLDEGPIGEEAAADRLRDWWNARRAEQG; this comes from the coding sequence ATGCACTCCCTCGCCGAATCCCTCGACGCACTGCGCGAAATCGCCGAGTCCCGACCGGTCAAGGCACTCGCCGAAGCCTTCGCCGCGGCAGGACACGAGTTCGCGCTGGTGGGTGGCCCCGTCCGCGATGCCCTCCTGGGACGCCGTGTGTCCGATCTCGATTTCACGACTTCGGCCCGGCCAGACGAGACCCGAGCCATTCTCGAGACCGTCGCCGCGAAGACGTGGGACGTCGGCCGCGCATTTGGCACGATCGCGGCCAGGGTGCACGGTGAGACCGTCGAGGTCACCACGTACCGCGCTGAGCTCTACCGCGACGACTCGCGCAAGCCTGAGGTCACCTTCGGCGACACCATCGAGGGTGACCTCGTGCGGCGCGACTTTACGATCAACGCCCTCGCGCTGATGCTGCCCTCACTCAAGCTGGTCGACGTCTCGGGTGGCGTTGACGATCTCCTTGCGGGCAGGATCAAGACCCCGGGCTCCGCGGAATCCTCGTTCACGGATGACCCGCTGCGCATGCTGCGCGCCGCGCGCTTCTCTGCGCAGCTCGGCTTTGTGGTCGAGGACGACGTGCGGGACGCGATGGTGGAGTTCGCGCCGCGGCTCGAGATCGTCTCGGCCGAGCGGATCCGGGACGAGCTCCTGAAACTGCTCGCGACCGATCGCCCGGCAGCAGGGATCCGGCTGCTGGTAGACACCGGCCTTGCCGATCGCTTCCTGCCCGAACTCAGCGAGTTGCGGGCGACCCAGGACGACCACGGCCGACACAAGGACGTCTACGAGCACAGCCTGACCGTGCTCGAACAGGCGATTGGGCTTGAGATCGCGCGGCGCACCGACCCCGACGCCGGCCCGGATCTCGTCTTGCGTCTCGCCGCGCTTCTGCACGACATCGGGAAGCCGTCGACGCGAAAGTTCGAGCGGGGTGGAGTCACCTTCCACCACCACGATCTCGTCGGCGCCAAGCTCGCGCGGAAGCGGCTGCGCGCGCTGCGCCTGGACAATGAGACGATCGCCTCGGTCGCGCGCCTCATTGAGCTGCACCTCCGGTTCTTTGGCTACAGCGACCAGCAGTGGACCGACTCGGCGGTGCGACGCTACGTTCGTGACGCGGGTGCCGAGCTCGATCGGCTGCACATCATCACGCGGGCGGACGTCACCACCCGGAACCGTCGCAAGGCCGAACGCCTGGAGTTCGCGTACGACGACATCGAAGCGCGCATCGTGACGCTCGCCGAGGAGGAGGAGCTCGCGGCGGTGCGTCCCGAGCTCGACGGCGAGCAGATCATGGCTCTGCTCGGGATCGGCCCGGGGCGTGATGTCGGTGAGGCCTACCGCTATCTCCTCGAAGTGCGTCTCGATGAGGGGCCGATTGGCGAGGAAGCCGCAGCCGACCGGCTGCGGGACTGGTGGAATGCGCGTCGAGCGGAGCAGGGATGA
- a CDS encoding DUF6049 family protein codes for MLERGPLGTPSGAPAARRARSRVGAGVLAVALALGTVAFGTFALGNATPPAGAVGQSAQHTETRAAEVAKTQPSPVLTLAPVRPALLSNDESAEFELWLENPGDTELAASRVELALDPIRITGEAGLDAEFPIETALTLLEAETPTVPAGEGRLVSLAVPRAEWPLTTASDAGVYRVSARIVPDADSDTPELSTTAPIVWRGAGGLTRVQLTTIVPMLLPESIPSLPRRGQLDELMGPGSQLDELLNTAEQRGATLAIDPRVVAGVRVYGESASAAAQSFVERLGLTSASSFALQFADADPSAQAALGFSRMLAPEGLSFATRFGTFAGQDPAETPAEPSPTDGPPDEPASDPEPIGVPSLAELTTVATTLPGTAWPASDSLTPKVLDLLGRNGYSRVIASGENVSVAGGAARGTLNGVEYLVSDASLDAAARTALTAENETGHRSGVARTSALLVLRAQAGDPGTVVALDRAATPESPYAVELVNTLSALPWVEPVAPGELPEGAVTLTPAAEAASPERIAALGEAVAREPQVLDYSRVLVAPEYLIDLQRVRLLQLFSARYTTPDANFASAAQRAAERDAETLNGVRVVTSTHTQLVGTTSRVPIQVRNTLPFDALLVAEVVPTNAALVVTGEDLKPALIPSESSTNILVPVRTRVSSGESGLEVELTAASGGEVVTSGLLAISIRSSWETVALGSLAVLTAAFFGFGIWRSIRRRSRTSAEDPGIVEP; via the coding sequence ATGCTCGAACGCGGCCCTCTCGGCACCCCCTCCGGTGCACCAGCCGCCAGGCGCGCCCGATCTCGCGTCGGCGCCGGGGTGCTCGCCGTGGCGCTGGCCCTGGGCACCGTCGCATTCGGCACGTTCGCGCTCGGCAATGCGACCCCGCCCGCGGGCGCCGTCGGGCAGTCGGCGCAGCACACAGAGACCCGCGCCGCGGAGGTCGCGAAGACCCAGCCGTCCCCGGTCCTCACGCTCGCCCCTGTCCGCCCCGCGCTCCTCAGCAACGACGAGTCGGCCGAGTTTGAGCTGTGGCTCGAGAATCCGGGCGACACCGAGCTCGCCGCGTCTCGGGTCGAGCTCGCCCTCGACCCGATTCGAATCACCGGCGAGGCTGGGCTCGACGCGGAGTTCCCCATCGAGACTGCGCTCACGCTGCTCGAGGCGGAGACCCCGACCGTGCCCGCGGGGGAGGGGCGCCTCGTCAGCCTCGCGGTCCCGCGCGCAGAGTGGCCGCTGACCACGGCCTCCGACGCTGGCGTGTACCGCGTCTCTGCCCGGATCGTGCCCGATGCCGACAGCGACACACCGGAGCTCTCCACCACCGCCCCTATCGTCTGGCGCGGCGCGGGCGGGCTCACCCGGGTGCAATTGACGACCATCGTGCCGATGCTCCTTCCCGAGAGCATCCCGAGCCTGCCGCGACGCGGTCAGTTGGACGAACTCATGGGTCCCGGGTCGCAGCTCGACGAGCTCCTGAACACCGCGGAGCAGCGCGGCGCGACGCTTGCCATCGACCCACGTGTGGTGGCTGGTGTGCGCGTCTACGGCGAATCGGCCTCCGCCGCCGCACAGAGCTTTGTTGAGCGCCTGGGTCTGACGAGCGCTTCGTCCTTTGCCCTGCAATTTGCCGACGCTGATCCCTCCGCCCAGGCTGCGCTCGGGTTCTCGCGCATGCTCGCTCCTGAAGGCCTCTCCTTTGCGACCCGCTTTGGGACGTTCGCGGGGCAGGATCCTGCCGAAACTCCCGCCGAGCCGAGTCCGACTGACGGCCCCCCCGACGAACCGGCGTCGGACCCTGAGCCGATTGGCGTGCCCAGCCTCGCCGAGCTGACCACTGTTGCGACCACCTTGCCCGGCACCGCGTGGCCGGCGTCGGACAGTCTTACCCCCAAGGTGCTCGACCTCCTCGGGCGCAACGGCTACTCCCGGGTGATCGCTTCGGGCGAGAACGTCTCGGTCGCGGGCGGCGCGGCGCGCGGGACGCTGAACGGGGTCGAGTACCTCGTCTCGGACGCATCGCTCGACGCGGCTGCGCGCACGGCGCTGACCGCCGAGAACGAGACCGGTCACCGCTCGGGCGTCGCTCGCACGAGCGCGCTCCTGGTACTGCGTGCCCAGGCGGGCGACCCGGGCACCGTCGTCGCCCTCGATCGCGCCGCGACCCCGGAGTCGCCCTACGCGGTCGAGCTGGTCAATACGCTGTCGGCGCTGCCGTGGGTCGAACCGGTCGCGCCGGGGGAGCTCCCTGAGGGCGCCGTCACGCTCACGCCCGCCGCCGAAGCAGCGTCCCCTGAACGAATCGCCGCCCTCGGCGAGGCTGTCGCCCGTGAACCACAGGTGCTCGACTATTCGCGGGTGCTCGTGGCGCCCGAGTACCTCATCGACCTGCAGCGCGTTCGCCTACTCCAGCTGTTCAGCGCCCGCTACACGACACCCGACGCCAACTTCGCGTCCGCGGCGCAGCGTGCCGCCGAACGCGACGCCGAGACACTGAACGGTGTGCGCGTCGTGACCTCGACCCACACGCAGCTGGTCGGGACCACGTCGCGCGTGCCGATCCAGGTGCGCAATACCCTGCCCTTCGACGCCCTCCTCGTCGCCGAGGTCGTCCCCACCAACGCCGCACTTGTCGTGACTGGCGAGGACCTGAAGCCCGCGCTCATTCCGAGCGAGAGCAGCACCAACATCCTGGTGCCGGTGCGCACCAGAGTCTCGTCCGGCGAGTCCGGTCTCGAGGTCGAACTGACGGCCGCCAGCGGCGGTGAGGTCGTCACGAGCGGCCTGCTCGCGATCTCCATCCGCAGCAGCTGGGAGACCGTGGCCCTGGGTTCGCTCGCCGTCCTCACCGCCGCTTTCTTCGGATTTGGCATCTGGCGCAGTATCCGGCGTCGCTCCCGTACGTCGGCTGAGGATCCGGGAATAGTCGAGCCGTAG
- the trxB gene encoding thioredoxin-disulfide reductase, protein MHQIIIIGSGPAGFTAAIYAARAGLEPLLFASSVEPGGELMNTTDVENFPGFPEGIQGPELMEKMQAQAERFGTKVAYDDVASLDLSGDVKKVTTSDGTVHEAASVIFATGSAYRKLGITDEDRLSGHGVSWCATCDGFFFRDKTIAVVGGGDSAMEEATFLTRFAKKVYVIHRRDELKASKIMQQRAFDNEKIEFIWNAGVEGISGDDSVTGVTLRDTVTGEVSELALEGLFIAIGNDPRTALIHGVLDLTADGTIAVDGRSSRTSVPGVFAAGDVIDPSYRQAITAAASGTVAALDAEHFLAALAESVPAGATA, encoded by the coding sequence ATGCACCAGATCATCATCATCGGTTCCGGCCCGGCAGGGTTCACTGCGGCAATCTACGCGGCGCGCGCCGGTCTCGAGCCGCTGCTGTTCGCGAGCTCGGTAGAGCCTGGCGGTGAGCTGATGAACACGACCGATGTCGAGAACTTCCCCGGCTTCCCCGAGGGGATCCAGGGGCCTGAGCTCATGGAGAAGATGCAGGCGCAGGCCGAGCGCTTCGGCACGAAGGTCGCATACGACGACGTCGCCTCACTCGATCTCTCGGGTGACGTGAAGAAGGTCACCACTTCGGACGGCACTGTGCACGAGGCCGCCTCAGTGATCTTTGCGACCGGCTCGGCCTACCGCAAGCTCGGCATCACTGACGAAGACCGCCTCTCGGGGCACGGTGTCTCGTGGTGCGCCACCTGCGACGGGTTCTTCTTCCGCGACAAGACGATCGCGGTCGTGGGCGGCGGCGACTCGGCGATGGAAGAGGCGACGTTCCTCACTCGCTTCGCCAAGAAGGTCTATGTGATTCACCGCCGAGACGAGCTCAAGGCGTCGAAGATCATGCAGCAGCGGGCATTCGACAACGAGAAGATCGAGTTCATCTGGAACGCCGGCGTCGAGGGTATCTCCGGGGACGACTCGGTCACTGGCGTCACGCTGCGCGACACCGTCACGGGCGAGGTGAGCGAGCTCGCGCTCGAGGGACTCTTCATCGCGATCGGCAATGACCCGCGCACCGCGCTCATTCACGGCGTCCTCGACCTCACGGCCGACGGCACGATCGCGGTTGACGGGCGTAGTTCTCGCACCTCGGTTCCCGGCGTCTTTGCCGCCGGCGACGTCATCGATCCCAGCTACCGGCAGGCAATCACGGCTGCCGCGTCCGGCACGGTCGCGGCCCTCGACGCCGAGCACTTCCTCGCGGCGCTCGCCGAGTCGGTTCCCGCCGGCGCCACCGCATAG
- the trxA gene encoding thioredoxin translates to MSNAITVDEGTFDQVVLQSDIPVLVDFWAVWCGPCRAVAPILDQISIEQEGKLRVVKLNVDENPNLAAQYRITSIPAMKVFKDGAEVLEIIGAQPKLMIEKQLAGVL, encoded by the coding sequence ATGTCCAACGCAATCACCGTCGACGAGGGCACCTTCGACCAGGTCGTCCTGCAGAGCGACATCCCCGTGCTGGTCGACTTCTGGGCAGTCTGGTGCGGCCCGTGCCGCGCCGTCGCGCCGATCCTCGATCAGATCTCGATCGAGCAGGAGGGCAAGCTACGCGTCGTCAAGCTCAATGTTGACGAGAACCCGAACCTCGCCGCCCAGTACCGCATCACCTCCATCCCCGCGATGAAGGTGTTCAAGGACGGCGCTGAGGTCCTCGAAATCATCGGGGCCCAGCCCAAGTTGATGATCGAGAAGCAGCTCGCGGGCGTTCTCTAA
- a CDS encoding SRPBCC family protein: protein MSEEFRVVSAEREVFADAETVFELIADPAQQPRWDGNNNLSSAAPGQRVRGAHDVFVMTNVGDRVRENRVAEFAEGRLIAWLPAPVGEAAPGHLWRWEIEPLPENRVLVRHTYDWTQLHDPGRMERARATTAENLRASIDRLAALAESA from the coding sequence ATGAGCGAAGAATTCAGAGTCGTTTCTGCGGAACGCGAGGTGTTCGCTGACGCGGAGACCGTGTTCGAACTGATTGCCGACCCCGCCCAGCAGCCCCGGTGGGACGGCAACAACAACTTGTCATCGGCCGCCCCCGGCCAGCGAGTTCGAGGCGCCCACGACGTGTTTGTGATGACGAACGTCGGCGATCGCGTGCGCGAGAACCGGGTGGCCGAGTTCGCCGAGGGCCGGCTTATCGCCTGGCTGCCGGCGCCCGTGGGCGAGGCGGCCCCGGGCCACCTCTGGCGCTGGGAGATCGAGCCGCTCCCCGAGAACCGAGTGCTCGTTCGGCACACCTACGACTGGACGCAGCTGCACGATCCGGGCCGCATGGAGCGCGCGCGCGCGACGACGGCCGAGAACCTTCGCGCGTCGATCGATCGGCTGGCAGCCCTCGCCGAGAGCGCGTAA
- a CDS encoding ParB/RepB/Spo0J family partition protein, with product MATKKRSGLGRGIGALIPQSPSEGERPVDVFFPSNSVAAKAEPSAEIEVPDDEHTLREVPGATLMHLSPLDIVPNRVQPRTEFDEEALSELTHSVREFGVLQPIVVRAIEPAPAKGEPRFELIMGERRLRASKRAGLTEIPAIVRSTADEDMLRDALLENLHRAQLNPLEEASAYQQLLADFGITQEQLAQRIGRSRPQITNTIRLLQLPETIQSRVAAGVLSAGHARAILALTGDDIAMTHLADKIVNEGLSVRAAEAVASDTRPKRPKPRPGGRLGQLAEIGERLGDRLDTRVKVNLTAKKGQVVIEFATIQDLNRILHELGDPGFS from the coding sequence ATGGCCACCAAGAAGCGAAGCGGACTCGGTCGAGGCATTGGCGCGCTGATTCCGCAGTCCCCCAGCGAGGGTGAGCGACCGGTAGACGTGTTCTTCCCGTCAAATTCGGTGGCCGCCAAGGCTGAGCCGAGCGCCGAGATCGAAGTGCCCGACGACGAGCACACGCTCCGCGAGGTGCCCGGCGCGACGCTCATGCACCTCTCGCCGCTGGACATCGTCCCCAACCGGGTGCAGCCTCGCACCGAGTTTGACGAGGAAGCGCTCAGCGAGCTCACGCACAGCGTGCGCGAGTTCGGCGTGCTCCAGCCCATCGTGGTCAGGGCCATCGAGCCGGCGCCCGCGAAGGGCGAGCCCCGCTTCGAACTCATCATGGGTGAGCGCCGCCTCCGAGCCAGCAAGCGAGCCGGCCTCACCGAGATCCCCGCGATCGTGCGCAGCACGGCCGACGAGGACATGCTGCGCGACGCGCTGCTCGAGAACCTGCACCGCGCTCAGCTGAACCCCCTGGAAGAGGCATCGGCCTATCAGCAGCTGCTCGCTGACTTTGGGATCACGCAGGAACAGCTGGCGCAGCGCATTGGACGATCGCGCCCGCAGATCACGAACACGATCCGGCTATTGCAGCTCCCCGAGACCATTCAGTCGCGTGTCGCTGCCGGGGTGCTCTCGGCGGGGCACGCGCGCGCGATCCTCGCCCTGACGGGCGACGACATCGCGATGACCCATCTCGCTGACAAGATCGTCAACGAGGGCCTGTCTGTCCGCGCCGCTGAGGCGGTGGCGAGTGACACCCGCCCGAAGCGTCCCAAGCCTCGCCCGGGCGGCCGCCTCGGTCAGCTTGCCGAGATCGGTGAGCGCCTCGGGGACCGCCTAGACACTCGGGTGAAGGTGAACTTGACGGCCAAGAAGGGCCAGGTCGTGATCGAGTTCGCGACGATTCAAGACCTCAACCGGATCCTGCACGAGCTCGGCGATCCCGGATTTAGTTAG
- a CDS encoding ParA family protein, which produces MTEVESTPLGNHLADKVRRRRKLEATNSPLPARTRVITVSNQKGGVGKTTTTVNLAAALSRRGANVLVIDLDPQGNASTALGVEHRPEVTSVYDVLLGDATIADAIQQASDNDHLFCVPSTIHLAGAEIELVSLVAREQRLRTAVQSFLEDPEHNFHYVFIDCPPSLGLLTVNAFVAADEVLIPIQCEYYALEGLSQLLGNIALIEKHLNPTLRVSTILLTMYDSRTNLAQEVAEEVRTHFPAETLAVAIPRSVRISEAPSYGQTVLAYDPSSTGALAYLEAAAEMAERSNTSPGRGIDEQIEGA; this is translated from the coding sequence ATGACAGAAGTCGAGAGCACACCGCTGGGGAATCACCTTGCGGACAAAGTTCGGCGTCGCCGTAAGTTGGAGGCCACGAACTCGCCGTTGCCCGCGCGTACTCGCGTCATTACGGTCTCGAACCAGAAGGGCGGCGTGGGGAAAACCACCACGACCGTCAACCTTGCCGCGGCGCTGTCGCGCCGGGGGGCGAACGTGCTCGTGATCGATCTCGACCCTCAGGGGAACGCCTCGACCGCGCTCGGCGTCGAGCACCGGCCCGAGGTGACAAGCGTGTACGACGTGCTTCTCGGCGACGCCACCATCGCGGACGCCATCCAGCAGGCGAGCGACAACGATCACCTGTTCTGCGTGCCCTCGACGATTCACCTTGCCGGTGCTGAGATCGAACTCGTCTCGCTCGTCGCCCGGGAGCAGCGCCTGCGTACCGCGGTACAGAGCTTCCTCGAGGACCCCGAGCACAATTTCCACTACGTCTTCATTGACTGCCCGCCGTCGCTCGGCCTGCTCACGGTCAACGCGTTCGTCGCTGCCGATGAGGTACTCATTCCGATCCAGTGCGAGTACTACGCGCTCGAGGGGCTGAGCCAGCTGCTCGGCAACATTGCGCTGATCGAGAAGCACCTGAATCCGACCCTTCGGGTCTCCACGATCCTGCTTACCATGTACGACTCACGAACGAATCTCGCCCAGGAAGTCGCCGAGGAAGTGCGCACGCACTTCCCGGCCGAGACCCTGGCTGTGGCGATCCCTCGTTCAGTGAGAATCTCGGAGGCACCGAGCTACGGGCAGACCGTGCTCGCCTACGACCCCTCGTCGACCGGCGCGCTCGCTTATCTCGAGGCGGCGGCCGAAATGGCCGAGCGGAGCAACACTTCCCCCGGTCGCGGGATCGACGAGCAGATTGAAGGAGCGTAA
- the rsmG gene encoding 16S rRNA (guanine(527)-N(7))-methyltransferase RsmG, translating into MTHDDAPRVTPEVHAAVPVEVEPAAAAALAGDRLPVLRQFAEDLGRRGEELGLIGPLEPPRLWTRHLLNSALLAPLIRSGARVADIGTGGGMPGLVLAIVRPDAEFVLIEPMERRIAWLDEQIDRLGLENVRTQRGRAEEFHGGAVEVDQVTARAVTALRTLVPLTAPLLRDGGEFLLLKGASVEAEIESARKAIAKYKLRDARFEILGEGLLAESTRVFRATVERGSRGA; encoded by the coding sequence ATGACTCACGATGACGCACCCCGAGTGACGCCCGAAGTGCACGCTGCCGTTCCGGTCGAAGTAGAGCCAGCTGCGGCCGCTGCGCTGGCGGGTGACCGGCTTCCGGTCCTGCGGCAGTTCGCCGAGGACCTCGGTCGCCGCGGCGAAGAGCTCGGCCTCATTGGTCCGCTCGAGCCCCCGCGCCTCTGGACGCGGCACCTACTGAACTCGGCACTGCTCGCCCCGCTCATTCGATCGGGAGCGCGCGTCGCCGACATCGGCACGGGCGGCGGCATGCCGGGGCTGGTTCTCGCCATCGTGCGGCCCGATGCGGAGTTCGTGCTCATCGAGCCAATGGAACGCAGGATCGCGTGGCTGGACGAGCAGATCGACCGCTTGGGCCTCGAGAACGTCCGCACGCAGCGTGGCCGAGCCGAAGAATTCCACGGCGGCGCGGTGGAGGTCGATCAGGTTACGGCCCGAGCGGTCACCGCGCTTCGCACGCTCGTCCCCCTCACGGCTCCCCTGCTGCGCGACGGCGGCGAGTTCCTGCTGCTGAAGGGCGCGAGTGTCGAGGCGGAGATCGAGTCGGCGCGGAAGGCGATCGCCAAGTACAAGCTCCGCGACGCGCGCTTCGAGATTCTCGGCGAGGGACTTCTTGCTGAAAGTACGCGCGTCTTTCGGGCTACAGTAGAGCGAGGCTCACGCGGCGCGTGA
- a CDS encoding R3H domain-containing nucleic acid-binding protein — MTAIPETPAGEPSLSELEAEGDLAADYLEALLDITDLDGDLDIDVRNGRAYLSISGSDDLDRLATPDTVQALQELSRLSVQARTGRFSRLILDVAGSREARTSELQRLVDHAIAAIAAGRAEIELEPMSSYERKLVHDYVAERAHHSESRGEGRDRRLVIRPIAASDSVAE; from the coding sequence ATGACCGCGATCCCGGAGACCCCGGCCGGCGAGCCGAGCCTGAGCGAACTCGAGGCCGAGGGCGATCTTGCCGCCGATTACCTTGAGGCGTTGCTCGATATCACCGATCTCGATGGAGACCTCGACATTGACGTCCGCAATGGGCGCGCGTACCTGTCGATCTCGGGCAGCGACGATCTTGATCGCCTCGCGACTCCCGATACCGTGCAGGCGCTGCAGGAGCTGAGTCGCCTTTCGGTGCAGGCCCGTACGGGACGCTTCTCCCGCCTCATCCTCGACGTCGCTGGATCGCGTGAGGCACGCACCTCTGAACTCCAGCGTCTGGTCGACCACGCGATCGCGGCCATTGCCGCCGGCCGCGCCGAGATCGAGCTTGAGCCGATGTCATCCTACGAACGCAAGCTCGTGCACGACTACGTCGCTGAGCGCGCCCACCACTCGGAGTCGCGCGGGGAAGGCCGGGACCGCCGTCTCGTCATCCGCCCGATCGCGGCCAGCGACTCGGTCGCCGAGTAG